Below is a genomic region from Leptolyngbya sp. 'hensonii'.
GGTTTTGCCGGGATGCTAAAAACAAGTCATCCAGCATGATAATTGTTGTGACGTTATCCCAAGTCAGATCTTGTTCCCTTCTCCATGCTTTGTCAGAGACATTTTTATAGAATGCCTGTGGCGCAAGTATGGATAGGAATGACCCGATATACCCATATAGATGGGTGTCACACCCAGTTTTACTCCGAATTGGGGGTAGAGACGATGCCCCATTCAGCAAGCAGCGGTTCAACTCAGTGAAAACTGCCATCAGCGAGGTCAATCATTCCCAATGACTGCAAGACAGCCCTCATTTTCTTCTGGTAAGGTTCCCATTCTCAGTATTGATCTGGGTCGGACTTCCACGAAAACTTGTGTCAGTCGTGACCCGGAAGAGGTCGTTCTGATTCCGGCAAATGTGGCCCATCTGACGGTGGAGCAGGTTCGTCGGGGTGGGTTTGAATCCCGCCTGACGGATCCGTTGCTGGATATCTGGCTGGAGTACCAAGGCAAAGGGTACGCGATCGGCCAGTTGGCTGCAGACTTTGGGGCTAACTTAGGGGTGGGCCAATCCAAAGTTGAAGATGCTCTGATCAAAGCCTTTGCCTGTGTTGGCCACTTCGACCTGCAGGATGACATTGGAGTCGTCCTGGGGTTGCCTTACCATTCTCAGGAACAGTTCGATCGAGAAAAAGAATTGGTCATTGGTTTGCTGCGGTCTCCCCATGTGATGCACTATCGGGGCGAAACCGTAAGCATCAATATTCGGCAGGTCTGGGTGGTGCCGGAAGGCTACGGCAGCCTGATCTGGTGTGAAGCCCAACAAAAAGGTACAGCAGGGGCAGGCTTGATTGATTTATCTGTAGCTGTTGTAGACATCGGGCATCAAACCACAGACTTCATCATGGCCGATCGGTTCCGGTTTGCTCGAGGGGCTTCTAAGAGTGAACCCTTTGCCATGAACCAGTTTTATGATCAGGTGGCAGCCCAGATTAGGGGAGCGGACAGCCAATCGCTGCTCCTAATTGAAGCAGTGAACCGTCCGGAAGGAGAACGGTTTTTCCGGCCCCGAGGGGAATCGCGTCCCACCGATCTGGATGAAATTCTGCCCAGCCTGCGGAAGAGTTTTGCCCGCGAGTTATGTAGCCGTCTGGTCAATTGGTTGCCAGAGCGAACCACAGATGTCGTGGTCACAGGTGGCGGCGGTGAGTTTTTCTGGGAAGACTTACAGCTTCTCCTGAAAGAGGCCCACCTACAGGCTCACCTGGCCCAGCCCTGTCGGAAGGCCAATGCCCTAGGGCAATTTATTTATGGGCAAGTGCAGATGGCAGCAGCCAGCAGAGGATAATCCACAGCATAATAGGGCGAGTTAGGGCAGAATCAGATGGCAGCACCAACCAAAAAGACCAGTAGTAAATCCGTTACCTTCAGCCAGGATGCAGCTGATCAGACCCTTCTGGCAGCGATCGAAGAAGAGATCTCGGATGGGCATTTTGCCAGCTTTAGTGAATTGTGCAAGCAGGCCCTCCAGTATTTTCTCTTTGAGGAGGAGACTCCTGCTGCAACAGATCCGACTCAGGTAGGCCAGACCCTGGCTCAGCTACAAAGCCAGTTCACTGGCCTGGGGCAGCAGATGGAGCAGATGGAAGCTGAACTTAAGCAATCTCTCTCTAAACCTTCATCTGATTCAGTTTCAGATGAAGTATCCCATCTCACTCAGCAAATTAAGCAGATCGATACTCGCATCAGCCAGCAACTGACCCAACTGCAGCGACAATTGGATGATTTTGAGCCAGGAGCAGGCTCGGGGATCGATCCAAAGCAATTTCGCCAGTTGGAAAACCAGATCAGTTATTTGACGCAGCAGATCGATCAAATCGATGGCAGCACGAATCAATTGCTCTCTCAGGTGGAAAACCTGACTGGTCTTGAACCCCGTGGTGGAGTAGACGCGGGATCAGATTCCTTGAGCCAGATCGAGGATCTGGTAACAGACCTGATGCGAAAAGTGGAGCAGATGGAAGCCAAGACCGATCGCTTCCTGGGGCAGCTCCAACAGGCGCTGGCAGAACCAGAAGTGGAGGAGGAGGATACGGAGGAGATCTCGCCCGAAGCGGAACTCCTGGAGCAGGTGGAGGTTCGTCTGGCTGAGTTACTTGATCGGCTGGAGCGGACGGTAACTAGTCGTGAGGCAGGGGCAGTGCGGGCCGCCCGGCGATCGGGGGTGGAGGAACCGGAGGATCTGCAGGAGTCTCTCGTGGAACCGGAGAAATCAGAAGCGGCGGATCAGGATGCCGATCCGTTGTTGAGCCGGTTCAGCGCCCTGTTGGAGGATTTCTAGAGACGCGATTGATCGCGTCTTTACGGCAGGGGCGGATGGTGGAATATCAGGGTTTGCTGGCCGGGCGACGGCGGGGACGACGCTTGCCAGAGCGCTCGGCTTTATCCCGTTCGTAGGCGATGAGCTTGCCATAGTGTTCGTGCTTGTTCAGATTCATGGACAGGAAAATATGCCGACGGGGATTAGTAAATCCTTTGCGGGTAAAGAACTTGATAGCAGGAATATTCTTGGGATCGGTGTCCATCAACATGATTCGGACCCCATCTTCGATCATGCGCTCCACAATCTTATCGACCAGCTTATCCGCCACACCCCGACGTTGAAACTGGGGATTAACACCCAACCAGATGATGTAGCCATACATCCAGGAGGCTTTGCTGATCACCGTTCCCAGGATAAATCCGGCCATCTTGTCTTCTACTTCGGCAATCAGGCAATATTCTGGGTCTGTGTTGTAGAGACCAATGACTTCCCACTCATCCCAGATCCGATAGAGATAGGGGTATAAATCACTTCTGAAAAGTTCTTCCCCCAGATGGTAAACCGGAGCCAGGTCGTCAATTTCCATATCCCGGATATCAACAACAACGGGAGTCGGAGGGGTTTCATTGGATTCAGAGACGGTCATCGCTTCAGCTCTTTCGATAACGCTTCAAACAGGTCTTACATCATTCCATTTATTGGGACAAGGTTGAGACAAGGCTCTAATGACGAATGACCTATAACAGATGACCCATAACTAAACTAACCCATACCCAGGGTCTTTTTACTAAAAGCCTCCTGGTCCGGAAAGATTTCAAAAATCCGATCCATGCTGGTCAATTCAAATAACATTTTGACCTGATCACTCACCGAGCTCAGACATAGCCTTTTACCAGCAGATCGGACTGCTTTCAGAATGATGACTAAGGCTCCCAGACCGGAGCTGTCCATAAAGGTCACATCTTTAAGATCAATCAGGATGGTATCCGCCCCATCCTCTATAAAGGTATTGACTTCCTGACGAAGCTGGCTGGCTGCGATACCATCCAGAATTCCTGAGGGTTGGGCAATTCTGATAGTAGAACTCATGAACCCACAAACTACGCACTATCGACTGGAACTTCGTCCATACTACCGCCAATTTTGCCAACCCCTCACAACCAGTTATGGGTTATGGGCGGTTCGGGAAGGAATTTTGCTTCAGTTGAGGGATTCTGCCGATCGTACCGGATACGGTGAAATTGCCCCTGTTCCCTGGTTTGGGACAGAAAGTCAGGCGGAGGCGTTAGCTTTCTGCCAACAGTTGCCGGAGATCTGGTCGATCGAAGCCCTGGCTACAGTCCCACCAAGTCTGCCAGCCTGCCAGTTTGGATTGCATGCAGCTCTGGAGGATCTGGAGTCGTCAACTGTCAGGACTGGGTCAGAGCCCCTATGGCCCAATCGTTGTAGTGGGCTACTGCCAGCCGGAGAAGCCGCGTTGCACACCTGGCCTTCCCTCTGGGCACAGGGCTATCGTACTCTGAAATGGAAAATTGCGGTGCAGTCTCACGTCCAGGAGATGGGGTTGTTTCGACAATTGCTGGCAGCCTTACCGAAGGGGACAACTCTCAGGCTGGATGCCAATGGGGGCTTAACCTGGCAACAGGCTACCCAATGGTTGGAATTGTGCGATCGGGCTCAGGTTGACTGGCCCCAGATCACGATCGAATTCCTGGAACAGCCTCTCCCGCCAGATGCCTTGGCCGAGTTGCAAGATCTGAGTCAGCGATATGTCACCCCCCTGGCCCTGGACGAATCAGTGGCTACCCTGTCTCAACTGCGAACTTGCTATGAGCGGGGCTGGCGGAGCATCGTTGTGATCAAACCCGCGATCGCCGGTTCCCCAGCAGAACTGCGGCAGTTTTTCCGGCAACATCCCCTGGATGCTGTCTTCTCCTCCGTGTTTGAGACTCCGATCGGTCAACAGGCGGGGTTGAGACTGGCCGCAGAGTTGGCCAATCCAGATCGAGCCCTTGGTTATGGGGTCAATCACTGGTTTAATCAGGATGAATTCGGCGATGACATTGAGCGCCTATGGCAGACCCTTTAGCCCTGTTGCAGCAACGGGGGACAGATTGGCTGATGGTGGATGGCCGCGATCGACTGCTGGACCTAGTTGAACTCCGCCTCCGAGAAATTCAACAGCACGATCGAGAATCCTTGCCCCGTATCCTTCTGGCCGCAGCCGATCCGGTGCAGTTTGTGGCCGGATTTCTGGCTGCCTCTAGCGCCTGCAGTCCAGTGTTTCTCTGCAATCCCCACTGGGCTGCCCCAGAGTGGCAACAGATTCTCCCCCTGATCCAGCCTGATCTGGTTTGGACTGACTACAATGCGACTGCGATCGACCCTGTTCCCTCTGCCCCCCATCCCGCTCCCCCAGTGCCCCCTGGGACCATCCTCATCCCTACTGGGGGTTCCTCCGGCCAGATTCGTTTTGCCATCCATACCTGGGAAACACTCCTGGCTTCCGTGACCGGTTTCAGGAAGTACTTTCAGCTCCAGCAGGTCCATAGCCTCTGTGTCCTGCCGCTCTACCATGTCAGTGGCCTGATGCAGGTGATGCGGTCTTTCATTTCTGGTGGAACCCTGTTGGTACAGCCCTTCAAAACACTGCTCACCGATCCTGGAGCAATGCTCAATCCGGAAGCATTTTTTATCTCCCTGGTACCCACTCAGTTGCAACGCAGTCTGGAACAGGAGGGGTTGCCAGGACTGTTGTCTCGATTTCAGGCTATTCTTCTGGGGGGGGGACCGGCCTGGCCCGAACTGCTGGCGCAGGCCAGACAATTGCAGCTTCCCCTGGCTCCTACCTACGGCATGACTGAAACAGCCTCCCAGGTGGCCACCCTGAAACCTTCCGACTTTCTGGCCGGGAGTAACAGTTGTGGTCGGGTGTTGCCCCAGGCTCACATCCAAATTCTGGACCCGGATGGAAAACCTCTAGAACCTGGGCAAACAGGGACGATCGTCCTGCAGAGCCAATCTCTGGCCCTGGGATACTATCCCCAGCTCTGGCCAACCCGGCACTTTCAGACCGATGATCTGGGCTATTTCGATGCCACAGGCTATCTCCATGTCGTTGGACGCAGCAGCGACAAAATCATTACCGGGGGTGAAAATGTTTTTCCAGTCGAAGTTGAGGCCGTTTTACGGAAGACTGGCCTGGTACGGGATGTTTGTGTGATTGGGATCCCAGAGCAGCATTGGGGGGAAGTCGTCTGTGCCTTCTATGTTCCGACGGAATCAACCGTCAGTCAGCAACAGTTAAAGGCCGCGATCGCCCCCCAACTCAGCCCGTTCAAACAACCCAAACATTGGGTTGCCTTAGCCGAACTTCCCCGCAATCCCCAGGGAAAGCTCGATCGTAACGTCCTCCGCCAAATGCCTAAAATACCCTCAGAACCCGATTGATCCCCGGTTCCGGGAAGTAAATGGCGGAATTATCGGTAGGGAAACGAGCCTGGTAGAGATTCACGGCCAGAGCATTGCGACCAATTTGGGCCACGCTGGCAGCCAGACGGATGGAACCCGACTCCGGTCCAGACCAATAGAGGAGGGACATATCTCTAGAATTGGCCAGGAGGCGGCGGGTCTGTCCAGGCCGTAACACCAACGGCCCCACCCGTCCAACCAGCTCAATCTGAATGGTCCTGGAGGTTCGATTGGTCACACTTAAGGAGACAATCTGAGCCAGTTGTACCCGTCTGAGGCTGACACCATCCGGGGCGATGACACTGAGAGAACGGCCCTGGGCTACTTTCACCTCAGATTGCTCCGTCGGGATGGAAATGGTCTGGGCTAGGGTGGACGATCGGGAGGTCAGGCCAGCCTCCTGGCGCACCAGTTGCTGCATCGGTTGCCAGGTTTCTGCCTGGGCTTCTCTGGGATGTTCTGGGGCTAGGGGCGGCAGGGTGGGAGCAAGGTTCTCCCGGGCAGTAGCCAGCAATTGATCCGGCGCAGCCGCCTCCAGGGGAACAGGCTGGGGATCCGGTGGGAGAGAACGGACTGATGCCATCGGTATGGATGGGTCAGAATGCACCGATGGTCCGGCCTGACGATCCACAGAACCTGGCCAGCCCAGGTCCGATCGTTCTACCTCTGGCTGGCTGGTTGCGGCGATTAATTCCGATGGCGCGATCGAGTCCGTTGCTGTAGTCGGTGGGATGGGATGATCCTTGGGAACATCTGCTCCCTCATGGGCAGTTGCTGCATGGTTCATACCCTGAGCTGTCAGGGCAGCCAGAGTCAGGACGGTCAGGCCCGAAATTCGCATAAGTTTCCCTCACACCAGAAACGACAGTGATTTTCCCTCAGTCGTTCTTTAATACAGCGTTACGGCTGTCTGTCAGGATAAAACCTGCTGTAATTTAGGCGAGCAACTTAGTCAGAACAGCAGTTAACCGGCCCCCCAAAGCCTGGACCGCCGCCTGCTGATCCGCATCCTTCAGGTGGCCCTGCTCGTCAAACGCCTGATGGGCACTGCCAATCGCCTTTTGATCTGGCAGGACCAGAACCCCAATATTGCCCAAAATGGAACGGACATGCACCAGCCCCCGCAATCCTCCCAGGCCGCCGGGGGAGGCACTCATCAGGACAGCCACCTTATCTCGATAGCAGGCCAGAGCGGGCTCCCCTTCCACAGGACGAGACGCCCAATCGATCGCATTCTTCAACATGGGTGTAATCGAACTGTTGTACTCCGGGCAGGCCAGTAGTAATCCCTGATGCGCCTTCATCATCGCTCTGAACTGCAGCACACTTTCTGGAAACCCTTCAGCCGCCTCCAAATCCTGGTCAAACAGGGGCATGGGGAAGTCCCGCAAATCCAGCTCAGTCACCTCTGCACCCGCTGTTCTGGCTCCCGCTGCGGCCACTCTCATTAGCTTTTTGTTGAATGAATCCTGACGGGCACTACCTGCAAAAGCGAGAATTCTGGGAATCGTCATATTTCCTCCAACCTTGGTTCTTTCAGTCCCTGCCCTTGATTAAAGCGCAATTGTCAGCTTTTCAGGCAGGATGACTGATGGTTCCAATTTCAGCAAACACCTGCTTAAACTGCTGCACCTCAGGCCCCAGGTAAAAGATGGCACTGCCCTGCCTGTAGCCCGGTTGAGGCTGTCCCTGGTGATTCAGAAATAGGACCGGTTCTTGTAAAAAACAGGCCGGAAACTGCTGCATCAGGGATTGGAACCATGGATGACCGACCTCCGCCTTGACCAGGGTGAGTGCTGCGGTTACCCGTTTTGCCTCATACTCGGCAATCAGTTTGTTGATCCAAGGCCCTGTTTTTCCCTGACCTGGTGGGTGGAGCCAGACGCGGCCCAGCCAGGGTTGGGATAACCCATTCTCCAGAGACGTGTAATATTGCATCGCCTGCACCCATTGCTGTCCGATTTCATCAGTGGCCGGGTCCAGGTCAATCTCCCCCAGAATCAGGCGCACCCGTGCTATCAGGTCTGGGGAGGTGTATCGGGGGAGAATCGATTTCTTGGCGGCGGTGTCAGACGATCGCAATTCCCTACGTTGCCATTGATCCAGCTTGACGGTTAATTCCCGGATGCGTTTCTGCAGCTTCTTGACCCGCCTTCCCCGCTCGATCGCAGCCATGGCTTCCTCAAGTGCTGGCCCCTGTATACTGAGATACTCCGTTTTCTTGCCATTAAAGATAGGCTTTCTAGATTTGAGGCGAGGGTATTTGTTTTTATGACTACCGGGCTTGGCCTGGGCAATCCAGCAGTCCATCAGAACCCTACCCTCCCGGTAAATCTCCGCCAGTTCTTGCTCCAGGGTAGCTAGTTCTGTTTTGAGTTCCTCTAGCTTCAACATAAAATTCGTATAGCAAAAACTGAAATGCAGCTACTATAATTGTAGCTATACGAAGAAAATATTTGAACTCTGAGTTTCCCTACCTCACCCAGCAGAATGATATTCATTTCTGATTAGGTTGATTTCGGTGGTAACCTGACGGGATTCCGGCTTCAGAGTTCACTGAACATCGTCACCTAGTAGGTCATTTGGCCGAAACATCGCCATTACCCCATCCTTTATCCTCAATCAGGCTCTCCTGATCACCTGATTGAAGTCCTTCTCCCTCTCGGAGAGGAATTTAGGGCGAGGGCAGCTATGGCTACAACCGTGGCAAATGACCCACTAGCTGGAGCAAGGATCGATCAGGAAGCACATCGATCAGGAAGCACATCGATCAGGAAGCACATCGATCAGGAAGCACATCGATCAGGAAGCACATTGAAAGCAAAAGGCATCGGCAGGGACATGAACGAACCAGAAATCAATAAAGACAGACTTTTATATCCACGATCGCGCTATTACGGCCATTTCAAACCAGAGTATCTGCTGTTCAATAGCAATTTGCAGGAGTTTGCCCACCGGATTGGCTACATTGCTAATTTAGAAACAGCGGGCAAGCTCTCCCCGGAAGAGTCTTTTCAGCAAATTGAAGCTCTCTGGCAAGCGTTCAATGCTAATGCCTGTGAGTTGGGGGTTTGTCAAAAAAACTGTCAACTGGAGGGGTGAGGGAGTACCAAGCCGATGCAACCAATCAACCAGGCCGAAACCAGAACCAACCTTGCGACCCTTCAGCAGGGGGATATTGTCCGTCTGATCCAGCCGTTCAAGCCTGATCCAGGGGCTTCCCAGGAGTACCGATTTGGGCTGGTGGTTGGGCTGAATCGTTGTAGCTTCGAAGATATGGGAGCGGTTCCAGAGCCGGAGCGGTCCCGACGCAGCCGCTATCCTGTTGGCAAGCGCATGGAAGTGATCCTGCACCTCTATGACCCTGTGACCGCTACAACCTATGTGGATGATCGCCAGGCTGGGGCGTTGTTCAGCTTCTATCTCCACGAGGTTGCCTGTATTGGGGATCTGTAGGCCCAGAACCAGGGACGATTCCCATTTCTGCAGGAGGGTTAGATTTTGCCAGCCGATGCCAGTAAATTAGAGACACTGGCAATTTCTCGCCCCTCATGCTGGAGATACTCAAAGAAGGTACTGGCAATGATCGAGAGCTGCTTCCCAGCGGGATAAATGACATACCAGTTGCGGGAAATGGGAAATCCTTCCACATCCAGGATGGCAAACTGACCCGTCGTGTAGTCTAGAGCCAGACTATGAATGGAGAGGACGGAAATTCCTAACCCACCGGCGATCGCCTGCTTGATGGCTTCATTGCTGCCAATTTCCAGGCGTACTTTGATCGGAATGCCCTGCTGATCAAAGAGCTGCTGGACAACTTGGCGTGTTCCCGAACCCGGCTCCCGCATAATAAAGGGTTCCTCTGCCAGGCGGTTGAGGGGAATATTTTTTTCCCTGGCTAGTGGATGACTGCTGGGAGCCAGGACAATCAAGGGATTTTCGATAAAAAGGTAGGAGTTGAGATCAAAATTCTCTGGAGGTTGGCTGACGATGTACAGATCGTCCAGATTATCAGCCATCCGTTCCAGCACACCCTCATGGTTGGTTACCTTGAGGGAAATGTCGATACCGGGATAGCGCTGACAGAAAGGCCCCAACAGGCGAGGAATGACATACTTGGTTGTCGTAATCACAGCCAGTCGCAGTTGACCTTGCTTCAGGCCTTTCATGTTGGCAATGCTCATTTCCAGTAGGGCCAGCCGTTCGAAGATCTCCCGGCAGGTGACATGCAGTTCCCGACCGGCATCGGTGAGAAAAAGCCGTTTGCCCACCTGCTCAAACAGCGGCAACCCCACAGCCTGCGTTAACTGTTTAATTTGCATGGAAATCGTGGGCTGGGTTAAGAATAACTCTTCTGCTGCACGGGTAAAACTACAGTGTCGTGCGGCTGCTTCAAACACCTTCAGTTGATGCAGGGTAATCTGCTGAGAGAGGGCCAATCCTGCCATAAAAGTGATACCGTTCCGATTAAGCCTGCTAGGGTCTGTAGGGGCGTCACCGGAGAGCATCCCAGTTTTGCAAGGTTGCCCTCATCCCCCAGCCCCTTCTCCCAAAGAGGGAGAAGGGGAGCCAGATTCAAAGTCCCTCTCCCGTTCTGGGAGAGGGATTTAGGGAGAGGGCTACAAAAGTGGGATGCACTCGCGTCACCGACCCTATAGATAGTTTATACAGCCGTTTCCATCTGAATGAACTCCGTACCCCCGGAGAGATGGCGAGAGTCAGGGGGGTGACCCAGGGCTGAAGGTTGCCAAAGGCACTGCCTTACCCAGTTCCATAGATAAAGGCATATTCCAATGATTAGAACTATTGACCACCAATTATAGGATTACAATCTATTATTTGACTTAAGAGCGTAGGCTCCTTCCTGTCTGTTGTTGCACATCAAGTCAACCTGTGAGGTGAAGTCGGCTCTGGTCTACCCGATCGGACCCCCATGCAGGGAAACTACTCGGGTCATCCTTGATGTGCAACGCTTTTTTTGCTGCATCCAGATTTATGCAGAAGCATGGATGGGAATGATGGCAAAGCCTGCCCTAGCTAAAGCCGAGGGCCTTAACCAAGGCTGAGGGAGAGGGGGTCATAGCCCAGTTCATTCAACATCTCTCGCAGCAGCGGCATACTGAGGCCAATGACATTGGTATAACAGCCTTCAATCTTGTCGATCAGCAAACTGCCCTGGCCTTCCAGGGCAAAGGCTCCGGCACATTTCAATGGTTCGCCCGTTGCGACATACGCTTCCAACTGGCGATCGCTGACGTTGGCAAAATAGACCCGGGTCACCCCACAGCGAACCAGGGTTTTGCCTCGGCCCAGATCAATACAGGCGTGACCTGTGCACAGATCCCCTGATTGACCCCGCATCTGTTTCCAGCGCGCCAGAGCTGCCTGGGCAGAATCTGGCTTGCCATAAGCCTCTCCCCCGAAAGCCAGGACTGAATCACACCCAATTACAATCAGGGGAGCCCCGACGGGTTCAGCACTGAAGCGGGCTGCCACAGTCTCAGCCTTACGCAGGGCCAGGGTCTGCACCAGGTCGATCGGATCGGAGGACTGCACCAGGGATTCATCAAAATCACTGGGCCAGATGAGCGCATTGATCCCAGCCGCCTCAAGTAGGCGAGATCGAGCCGGGGAAGCGGAAGCCAGCACCAGTCGGGGAGTTTCCATGGGGCTAACGAACTGAGAAAGAATGGATCATCTGGTTGAAGACGGGCTGCATCTTCGTCCAGCGGGCTTCTGTGGCAGAGGCATTCAGGGTATACAACTTACCATGGCTAACGACAACGCTGGCCAGATTGTGTCGCTCTTGCTTCGGGAGTTTGACCGCGTACTCCAGTAGATAATAGGTTTTGCCATCTTCAGCCTGATAGGAATCTGCTGAAACCAGTTCGGCTTGGCGATTGGAATTTGGGGGTGCGATCGCGCTTTTGCCTAGCTGATAGCCAACTTCACCGGGACTGCCCAGGTCTTCCAGGGTTTTGTTGGCTGGAATCGGATTAATCACAACACTAATATTCTCTGTCTCTTCAATCAGGTCCCGGAAAACCACATCCGGTCCGCTAGCAACCTTCACTTCAATCCAGCCGATCGGATAG
It encodes:
- a CDS encoding ParM/StbA family protein, with protein sequence MTARQPSFSSGKVPILSIDLGRTSTKTCVSRDPEEVVLIPANVAHLTVEQVRRGGFESRLTDPLLDIWLEYQGKGYAIGQLAADFGANLGVGQSKVEDALIKAFACVGHFDLQDDIGVVLGLPYHSQEQFDREKELVIGLLRSPHVMHYRGETVSINIRQVWVVPEGYGSLIWCEAQQKGTAGAGLIDLSVAVVDIGHQTTDFIMADRFRFARGASKSEPFAMNQFYDQVAAQIRGADSQSLLLIEAVNRPEGERFFRPRGESRPTDLDEILPSLRKSFARELCSRLVNWLPERTTDVVVTGGGGEFFWEDLQLLLKEAHLQAHLAQPCRKANALGQFIYGQVQMAAASRG
- a CDS encoding GNAT family N-acetyltransferase codes for the protein MTVSESNETPPTPVVVDIRDMEIDDLAPVYHLGEELFRSDLYPYLYRIWDEWEVIGLYNTDPEYCLIAEVEDKMAGFILGTVISKASWMYGYIIWLGVNPQFQRRGVADKLVDKIVERMIEDGVRIMLMDTDPKNIPAIKFFTRKGFTNPRRHIFLSMNLNKHEHYGKLIAYERDKAERSGKRRPRRRPASKP
- a CDS encoding STAS domain-containing protein codes for the protein MSSTIRIAQPSGILDGIAASQLRQEVNTFIEDGADTILIDLKDVTFMDSSGLGALVIILKAVRSAGKRLCLSSVSDQVKMLFELTSMDRIFEIFPDQEAFSKKTLGMG
- a CDS encoding o-succinylbenzoate synthase encodes the protein MNPQTTHYRLELRPYYRQFCQPLTTSYGLWAVREGILLQLRDSADRTGYGEIAPVPWFGTESQAEALAFCQQLPEIWSIEALATVPPSLPACQFGLHAALEDLESSTVRTGSEPLWPNRCSGLLPAGEAALHTWPSLWAQGYRTLKWKIAVQSHVQEMGLFRQLLAALPKGTTLRLDANGGLTWQQATQWLELCDRAQVDWPQITIEFLEQPLPPDALAELQDLSQRYVTPLALDESVATLSQLRTCYERGWRSIVVIKPAIAGSPAELRQFFRQHPLDAVFSSVFETPIGQQAGLRLAAELANPDRALGYGVNHWFNQDEFGDDIERLWQTL
- a CDS encoding 2-succinylbenzoate--CoA ligase, which translates into the protein MADPLALLQQRGTDWLMVDGRDRLLDLVELRLREIQQHDRESLPRILLAAADPVQFVAGFLAASSACSPVFLCNPHWAAPEWQQILPLIQPDLVWTDYNATAIDPVPSAPHPAPPVPPGTILIPTGGSSGQIRFAIHTWETLLASVTGFRKYFQLQQVHSLCVLPLYHVSGLMQVMRSFISGGTLLVQPFKTLLTDPGAMLNPEAFFISLVPTQLQRSLEQEGLPGLLSRFQAILLGGGPAWPELLAQARQLQLPLAPTYGMTETASQVATLKPSDFLAGSNSCGRVLPQAHIQILDPDGKPLEPGQTGTIVLQSQSLALGYYPQLWPTRHFQTDDLGYFDATGYLHVVGRSSDKIITGGENVFPVEVEAVLRKTGLVRDVCVIGIPEQHWGEVVCAFYVPTESTVSQQQLKAAIAPQLSPFKQPKHWVALAELPRNPQGKLDRNVLRQMPKIPSEPD
- a CDS encoding NAD(P)H-dependent oxidoreductase, with protein sequence MTIPRILAFAGSARQDSFNKKLMRVAAAGARTAGAEVTELDLRDFPMPLFDQDLEAAEGFPESVLQFRAMMKAHQGLLLACPEYNSSITPMLKNAIDWASRPVEGEPALACYRDKVAVLMSASPGGLGGLRGLVHVRSILGNIGVLVLPDQKAIGSAHQAFDEQGHLKDADQQAAVQALGGRLTAVLTKLLA
- a CDS encoding LysR family transcriptional regulator translates to MAGLALSQQITLHQLKVFEAAARHCSFTRAAEELFLTQPTISMQIKQLTQAVGLPLFEQVGKRLFLTDAGRELHVTCREIFERLALLEMSIANMKGLKQGQLRLAVITTTKYVIPRLLGPFCQRYPGIDISLKVTNHEGVLERMADNLDDLYIVSQPPENFDLNSYLFIENPLIVLAPSSHPLAREKNIPLNRLAEEPFIMREPGSGTRQVVQQLFDQQGIPIKVRLEIGSNEAIKQAIAGGLGISVLSIHSLALDYTTGQFAILDVEGFPISRNWYVIYPAGKQLSIIASTFFEYLQHEGREIASVSNLLASAGKI
- a CDS encoding nucleoside triphosphate pyrophosphatase, which gives rise to METPRLVLASASPARSRLLEAAGINALIWPSDFDESLVQSSDPIDLVQTLALRKAETVAARFSAEPVGAPLIVIGCDSVLAFGGEAYGKPDSAQAALARWKQMRGQSGDLCTGHACIDLGRGKTLVRCGVTRVYFANVSDRQLEAYVATGEPLKCAGAFALEGQGSLLIDKIEGCYTNVIGLSMPLLREMLNELGYDPLSLSLG
- the psbP gene encoding photosystem II reaction center PsbP, whose translation is MLKRFVVALLMVLSLSLVGCTASAMGGLQSHVDTVDGYRFLYPIGWIEVKVASGPDVVFRDLIEETENISVVINPIPANKTLEDLGSPGEVGYQLGKSAIAPPNSNRQAELVSADSYQAEDGKTYYLLEYAVKLPKQERHNLASVVVSHGKLYTLNASATEARWTKMQPVFNQMIHSFSVR